The region CCGCCTTCCTCCCCCGCGGCACCTACTCCGCGGCCAAGGCCTGGGTGAACCAGTTCAGCGAGTGGGCACACCTGGAATACAGGTCGCGCGGGGTGAAGGTGATGGCGCTGTGCCCGGGCTTCACGAAGACCGAGTTCCACCAGCGGATGGAGGTCACGCGCGGCGACGGCTTCATGTGGCTCGACGCCGACTTCCTGGTCCGCAGGTCGCTCGAGGACTTCGAGAAGGGTCGCGCCTACTCGATCCCCGGCGCGCAGTACAAGGCGATCATCGCGCTCACCAGGGCCATCCCGAACCGCGCACTCCGGCTGACCCAGTCGATGGGTCGTCGCTGACGACCCGCCGATAGCCTCGACGCGTGGACGTCGCGACACGGATCAGGTCAGGGCAGGGCGACTTCGTCCTCTTCGCGGTCACGCCGCCGCGGCAGTCGACGGCCCCCGAGCGGCTCCCGGAGATCGCCCGCGCGACCGTCGAGCGCCTGGACCGCCTCGACCTCGACGGGCTGGTCCTCTACGACATCGACGACGAGAGCGACCGCAACCCGGCCGAGCGCCCGTTCCCGTTCAGCCCGACGGTCGACCCGTCCGACTACCGCACCGAGCACCTGCGCTCGTGGCGGACGCCGGCGGTGGTCTACCGCGCCGTGGGCAAGCACCAGCGCGACGACCTGCGGTCGTGGCTCGCCGCGCAGGACCCCGCCCGGACGCTGACCGTGATGGTGGGCGCGTCGTCGCGCGACAGCAGCACGCCGGTCTCCCTCGCCGACGCGCAGGCGATGCTTGCCGAGGTGAACCCCGACCTGCTCCTCGGCGGCGTCGCCATCCCCGAGCGCCACAGCCGCCGCGAGGACGAGCACCTGCGGATGATCGCCAAGCAGGAGGCTGGCTGCCGGTTCTTCGTCAGCCAGGTCGTGTACGACGTCAACGCGACGAAGAACCTCGTCTCGGACTACCGCTACGAGTGCGAGGCGCAGGGCGTGACGCCGGTCCCGATCGTGTTCACCTTCTCGGTCTGCGGCTCGATGAAGACCCTCGAGTTCCTGCGCTGGCTCGGCGTCGACGTGCCCCGCTGGATCGAGAACGACCTGCGCCACGCGGCCAACCCGCTCCGCGCCTCCCTCGAGCAGGCCGCCAGCACGGCCGCGGAGATCGCCGACTTCTGCCGACAGCTCGGTGTGCCCTTCGGGCTCAACGTGGAGAGCGTGTCGATCCGGCGCGAGGAGATCGAGGCCTCGGTCGCGCTCGCGGCCCGGGTGACGCCGCTCGTGCGCCTCGCCTGAGGCGCACTGGCACGTGAGTCTCCTGGAGACTCACGGCCCAGCGAGCGTCCGGATCCAGGCCTCGAGGTCGCGGGGGCGGGTGAAGAGCAGCGTCTCGGGAGCCGACGGGTCGGCCGCCCAGGCACGCATCCGGTCTCGCTTGCGGACGAAGGACTGGAAGTGCCACCGGATGATCGAGGACCGGTCGAAGATCTTGGCGAAGGACTCGACGTTGCCGTTGCAGCGCGGCTCCTTGGTGATCGCGCCGCGCACCGTGCGGCGGACCAGGCGCGACAGGGAGAGCCAGCGCGGGTAGTCGAGCCCGACGACCAGCTGGACCCGCGGCTCGACGAGGTCGCGCCACTGGCCGTAGGCCGAGTCGAGGAGCCACCGGTCCCCGGCCACGACCTCGCCGATGAGCTCGCGCTGGCGGTCCTCCTCCACCGGCACCCAGCCGGGCTGCCACGTGAGCTCGTCGACGAGGGTCACCGGGTGCCCGGTGCGCGCACCGATCGCGAGCCCC is a window of Nocardioides oleivorans DNA encoding:
- a CDS encoding methylenetetrahydrofolate reductase, whose amino-acid sequence is MDVATRIRSGQGDFVLFAVTPPRQSTAPERLPEIARATVERLDRLDLDGLVLYDIDDESDRNPAERPFPFSPTVDPSDYRTEHLRSWRTPAVVYRAVGKHQRDDLRSWLAAQDPARTLTVMVGASSRDSSTPVSLADAQAMLAEVNPDLLLGGVAIPERHSRREDEHLRMIAKQEAGCRFFVSQVVYDVNATKNLVSDYRYECEAQGVTPVPIVFTFSVCGSMKTLEFLRWLGVDVPRWIENDLRHAANPLRASLEQAASTAAEIADFCRQLGVPFGLNVESVSIRREEIEASVALAARVTPLVRLA
- a CDS encoding adenylate kinase, producing the protein MTELPDRVLLYGVTGSGKSTAGLAIGARTGHPVTLVDELTWQPGWVPVEEDRQRELIGEVVAGDRWLLDSAYGQWRDLVEPRVQLVVGLDYPRWLSLSRLVRRTVRGAITKEPRCNGNVESFAKIFDRSSIIRWHFQSFVRKRDRMRAWAADPSAPETLLFTRPRDLEAWIRTLAGP